CGAAGAGCTCGCTGCGCAGATCTGGCGTGACTACGAGGGCAAGGACGTGCTGCTCGTCGGTGTGCTCAAGGGCGCAATCCTCGTCATGGCCGACCTCATGCGAGCGCTGCCGGGCTCGGTGCCGATGGACTGGATGGCCGTCAGTTCCTACGGCTCGGGGACGAAGAGCTCCGGCGTCGTGCGCATCCTCAAGGATCTCGACGCCGACATCTCCGGCCGCCACGTCCTCATCGTCGAGGACATCATCGACTCCGGCCTGACGCTGAGCTGGATCCGCAGCAACCTCGAGTCGCGCAACCCCGCGTCGGTCGAGATCTGCACGCTGCTGCGCAAGCCGGAGGCTGCGAAGGTCGAGATCGACTGCAAGTACGTCGGATTCGACATCCCCAACTCCTTCGTCGTCGGCTACGGGCTCGACTTCGACGAGAAGTTCCGCAACCTGCGCGACATCGGCACGCTCGCGCCGCACGTGTACTCCTGATCGAGCGTCCTCGCGGCGCTGACGCCGGCGTCGCCACCGGCCGCGCCGGACGACGCACGGTTGCGCTGTGCGCGAACCCGCGGCGCAGCGGCGCGTTCAGTGGGTCACACTGTCCTATCGAGACGCATCTGCTGTCGTCGCGCGCAGGGAGCGGGAACATCGCCGCCGCGCCGCGCGTTGGCGGTTTGTTGACTGGCACTTCTTCGATGAGAGGGTCGGGGCTCGCCCCGCAAACAGATGAACGCTAAGAAAATCATGCGCACGCCGGGCCTGTACGTGGTCCTCGCGCTCGCCGTGGCGCTGCTGTTCTACATGTTCAGCAACATCGGCGGGTATTCGCGCATCGACACCTCGCAGGCCATTTCCCTCATCAACGCCGAAAAGGTCGAGAGTGCGAAGGTCACGCCCGACAGCGTCAGTCTGACGCTGAAGGACAAGCAGGACATCGGCAAGCTCAAGGACGTCAAGCGCGTCGAGGCCGACTACGTCGACGCGCGCGGCAAGCAGGTCGTCGACTCCCTGAGCGCGCACACGCCCCCGAAGGGATACACGGACGACCCGCAGCGTCAGGGCATCTTCGTCACCCTGCTGATGAACATCCTGCCGATCCTGCTGCTCGTCGGTCTGTTCTGGTTCCTCATGAGCCAGGCCCAGGGCGGCGGTTCGAAGGTCATGCAGTTCGGCAAGTCGAAGGCGAAGCTGCACAGCAAGGACATGCCGACGACGAAGTTCAGCGACGTCGCGGGCGCCGACGAGGCAGTCGAGGAACTCAAGGAGATCAAGGACTTCCTCGCCGACCCCGAGAAGTACGAGAAGATCGGCGCCAAGATCCCCAAGGGCGTGCTGCTGTACGGCCCGCCCGGCACGGGTAAGACGCTGCTCGCACGCGCCGTCGCCGGCGAGGCGAACGTGCCGTTCTACACGATCTCAGGTTCTGACTTCGTCGAGATGTTCGTCGGTGTTGGTGCGAGCCGTGTGCGTGACCTGTTCGCGCAGGCCAAGGAGAACAGCCCCGCCATCATCTTCGTCGACGAGATCGACGCCGTCGGCCGCCACCGCGGCGCCGGCCTGGGCGGAGGCCACGACGAGCGTGAGCAGACGCTCAACCAGCTCCTCGTCGAGATGGACGGCTTCGACGACCGCACGCGCGTCATCCTGATCGCGGCGACCAACCGCCCCGACATCCTCGATCCGGCACTGCTGCGTCCCGGCCGTTTCGACCGTCAGATCGCGGTGGAGGCGCCCGACATGGGCGGCCGCCACCACATCCTGCAGGTGCACGCCCAGGGCAAGCCGATGGCGAAGGACGTCGACCTCATGTCGGTCGCGCGCCGCACACCGGGCTTCTCCGGCGCCGAGCTCGAGAACGTGCTCAACGAGGCTGCGCTGCTCACCGCGCGCACCAACGGCACGATCATCACGAACGAGGCCCTCGACGAGGCGATCGACCGCGTCATGGCCGGCCCGCAGAAGAAGTCGCGCCCGATGAGCGCGAAGGAGCGCAAGGTCACCGCGTACCACGAGGGTGGCCACGCCCTCGTCGCCGCCGCGATGAACAACACCGACCCGGTCAGCAAGATCACGATCCTGCCGCGCGGGCGCGCGCTGGGCTACACGATGGTGCTGCCGACCGACGACAAGTACTCGACGACGCGCAACGAACTGCTCGACCAGCTCGCGTACGCCCTCGGCGGCCGTGTCGCCGAAGAGATGGTGTTCCACGACCCGAGCACCGGTGCGAGCAACGACATCGAGAAGGCCACCGACATCGCCCGCAAGATGGTGACGCAGTTCGGCATGAGCGAGAACGTCGGCGCCGTGCACCTCGGCAACTCCGGCGGCGAGGTCTTCCTCGGCCGCGACATGGGCGGCAACAACCGCGAGTACTCCGAGCAGGTCGCCGCGATGGTCGACATCGAGGTCCGCAAGCTCATCGAGGGCGCACACGACGAGGCCTGGCGCGCGCTCAACAACAACCGCGACATCCTCGACGCCCTCGTGCTCGAACTGCTCGAGAAGGAGACCCTCGACGCGCCGCGCCTGGCTGAGATCTTCTCCGCCGTGCGCAAGGAGCCGGTGCGTGAGGTGTGGCTCTCGAGCGAACAGCGCCACGTCAGCACGCGCGGCCCGGTCATGACGCCCGCCGAACAGCGCGCTATCGACCTCGGCAAGAACCCGCACGCCGACGAGCGTCCCGACGGCGAGATCAGCCTCTACCCGCCGCAGCCGCCGGCCGGCCCTGGCCTGCAGGGCCCCAGCGACGTCGGGCCTGGCCTGGGTGACTGAGCGCCGTGGCTGAGACGCACGACGTGGTCGGCGCCGAGGTCGACCTTGCGCGCCTCGAAGCGGCCGTCCGCGAGATCCTGCTCGCGGTCGGGGAGAACCCCGACCGCGAGGGGCTCGTCGAGACGCCCGCCCGCGTGGCACGCGCCTACGCGGAGATCTTCGCGGGCCTGCGACAGAACCCCGAGGACGTGCTCGTCAAGACGTTCGACGTCGACCACGAAGAGCTCATCCTCGTGCGCGACATCGAGGTCTACTCGACGTGTGAGCATCACCTGGTGCCGTTCCACGGCGTCGCGCACGTCGGGTACATCCCGTCCACGTCCGGCCGGGTGACGGGGCTGAGCAAGCTCGCGCGGCTCGTCGACGTGTTCGCGAAGCGCCCGCAGGTTCAGGAGCGGCTGACGACACAGATCGCCGACGCGCTCGTCGAACACCTCGACGCGCAGGGCGTCATCGTCGTCATCGAAGCCGAGCACCTGTGCATGTCGATGCGTGGCATCCGCAAGCCGGGCGCGCGCACGATCACCTCGGCCGTCCGCGGCCAACTGCGCAACCCCGCGACCCGCGCCGAGGCGATGAGCCTCGTCATGGGCAAGTGACGCACTCGTCGGAGGAACGCATGAGTGAGATGCGCACGGATCGTTCGTCTCCAGGTGATTCGAACGGCAATGCGCTCGACGGTTCGTCGCCGCGTGCGGATGGACCGGTGCGGCGTCCGCTCGTCATGGCAGTCGTCAACGTCACGCCCGACTCGTTCAGCGACGGCGGACGCTGGTTCGACGCGGCCGCCGCGGTCGAGCACGGCCTGCAGCTGGTGGCGCAGGGCGCCGACATCCTCGACGTCGGCGGCGAGTCGACCCGTCCGGGAGCCCAGCGTCCCAGCGCTGACGAGGAGGCCCGACGCGTCATCCCCGTCGTGCGTGAACTGGCCGCCGCGGGTGCGCGCGTGAGTGTCGACACGATGCGCGCGAGTGTCGCCGAGGCCGCCGTCGCTGCCGGAGCGGACATCATCAACGACGTCAGCGGCGCGCTCGCCGACCCAGCGATGCGCGACGTCGCCGCCGCGAGTGACGCGACGTTCGTCGCGATGCACTGGCGCGGGCACTCCGTCGACATGCAGCAGCACACCGCGTACGACGACATCGTCACGGATGTGTGTCGCGAGCTGGCCGAGTCCGTGGCCGCGCTGCGGGAGGCCGGCGTCCGCGACGGCAGGCTCGTCGTCGACCCCGGCTTCGGGTTCGCGAAGACGGCCGAGCAGAACTGGGAACTGCTCGCGCGCATGGGCGAGTTCGACGTCGACGGGCTGCCGGTGCTGTGGGGCACGTCGCGCAAGAGTTTTCTCGGCGTCGCAGGGCGGACGCCGCAGCTCATCGCGGACGGCGCGTCCGTCCCGCCCGCCGCGCGCGACGCCGCGACGGCGGCGACCAGCGTCCTCGCCGCACAGCACGACGCATGGGGGGTGCGCGTGCATGACGTCCCGTCGACGCTCGCAGCGCTCGACGTCGTCGCCACGGCGCGCAGGGCCGTGGCGCCTCGGTCGTCCGGGGAGCGAGTGAGCGGAGGTATGCCCCGATGAGTGACCGAATCACCCTCACCGGCCTCGCCGTGACGGCGTGCCATGGCGTGCTCGACTTCGAGAAGCGCATCCCCCAGCCGTTCGTGCTCGACATCAGCCTCGACGCCGACCTGGGCCCCGCGGGCCGCAGCGACGATCTCGAGGCGTCGCTGTCGTACGCCGACGTCGCCGCGCGCGCCGTCGAGGTGTGCTCCGGCGAGCCGGTCGATCTCATCGAGACGCTCGCCGAGCGCGTCGCCGACGCCTGCCTCGCGTGGGAGATCGTCGAGGCGGTCGACGTCACCGTCCACAAGCCGCACGCTCCCGCAGGTGTCGCGTTCACCCCGTCGACCGGGGTGTTGGCAGGCCCGTCGGTGAGCGTTCGCCGCGAGCAGCGCCGCCGCGTCGTCATCGCGATGGGCACGAACCTCGGACGGCGGGTCGCGACGTTGCGCGCGGCGCTCGACTCGCTGCGGGCGCTCGAGGGGTTCGAGGTGACCCAGGTGTCGCCCCTCGTCGAGACCGACCCCGTCGGGGGCGTCGCGCAGCCCGACTACCTCAACGCCGTCGTGGTCGGCGTCACCCGCCTCGCGCCGGGGCATCTCATCCGCGAGCTGCATCGCATCGAAGCCGATCACGGCCGCGTCCGCGGTGAGCGCTGGGGCGCGCGCACCCTCGACCTCGACGTCGTGACGCTCGGCGAGGCCGGTCGCGAGGACGAGATCGTGCTCGCCGACGAGCGCGACGGGGTGCAGGCCGGCGCGGCGGACGCGTCATGGTCGCCCCTCGCCCTGCCGCACCCGCGGGCTCATGAGCGCGCGTTCGTGCTCGTCCCGTGGGCCCAGGCGGCGCCGTGGATGGCGGTGCGCACCCCTGACGGCGTCCTGCCGCTGCTCGACGCCGTGCAGCGCGTCGATGCGTCCGGGGTGCGCCGCGGCCCGTCGTGGGACGACGACGACCACATCGACCTCGAGGAAGGCCTGACATGAAGCCCGTCCGACCGGTCACCGCCGTCGTCGCGGGGCTGCTCGTCGCGCTCATCAGCGGCGGCCTCCTGCAGCTGATGCGCAACAGTGGGCGCGCCGTGCCGCAGCACTCGTGGTGGGAGGTGCTCGTCGTCCTCGCGGCGTGCGGGCTGCTCGTCGCAGGCGGATGGCGCATCCGCGACGAGGTGCGCGCCCGCACGAAGGCGAAGAAGGAAGCGGACGCCGCGCGCCGCGCCGGGTCCGACGAGAGCGAGATCCGCGCGGCCGCCGCAGCCGTCGTCCAGGGGCGCGAGACGGTGGCGCCCGACACGGCCCGACGTATCGTCGTGCTCTCGCAGACGGCCGCCATCGGTGGCGGCATCCTCGCCGGATGGTATGCGGGGCAGGCCGTCACCCAGCTCGCGCGCCTCAGCGTGCCGTCCGTCCGTTCGGCCGTGCTGCTGCTCGGGGTGCTCGTCATCAGCTCTGTCGTGCTCAGCGTGCTGGGGTTCCTCGTGCAGCGCTGGTGCACGATTCCCGACGACGAACGCTGACGCGCAAGCCCGCTCCCTTGCAGGCTGGATCGGTGGACGGCTGCACGCGCCGACCGTGAACCGCGCAGGTGGTCAAGAGTTCGCGGCCGCTTCACAGCCGGCCGCATGACGATGGGGCCCGTTCGTGGTGAACGGGCCCCATCGTCATGCGGGGCGCGGGTGCTGAGGCCCGCCGGCTGGCGTCAGTTCTCTCGACGTCCGGCGAACGCCGCGCCACCGATGGCGACGACACCCGCCGCAGCGAGGCCGATGCCGGCGAGGTTCATCGAGTCGTGACCGACGTAGTCGGTCTCGACCTTCGGGCCCTGACCGCCGCCCGTCGTGTGCGACGGCGACGGCATCGCCGTGGAGCTGGCCGTGCTCGTGGACGGCGCCGTCGGGCTGGTGCTCGTCGTGGGGCTCGTCGACGTGGTGGTCGAGCTCGACGACGTCGGGCTGGTCGAGGTGGACGTCGACGTCGACGTGCTCGTCGACGGGGCAGCATTACCGACCTTGATCGTCGCGATCGTCGTGTTGGCGCCCGCTGCCGGTGCGCAGCTGATGTTGAGGATGAAGCCCGAATCCGTCGTCTGGTTCGAGGTGAAGCTGCCGGCCTTGACATCGACCGTGCCCGCCGCAGCCGGGGCCGTCTCTGCCTGGCCGGTGCCCTCCGCGTTCGTCACGACGCCGCCGCTCGCGGGCACCGAGACCTGGGGGATCGTCAGGTCGACAGAGCGGGCGGTGCCGCCGAACGTGTACGCCGCTGCCGCCGTACCCCTGATGGTCTTCACGCCGAGGCCACGCAGTTGGTCTGCGGCGTCCTTGCCCGTCGTCACCTTCGCCGTGATCTTCGGGGCGGGGATCGCCGCGCCCGGTGCCACATTGGTGGGCACAGCTGCGGTCATCGTCACGGTCCACGGGTCCGTGAAGGTTCGCTCGAGGCCCTGGTTCGTCAATTGGCACTTGTAGTTGATGGACGAGGTCGCAGCGGACGCAGTGCTCGCCGTGGTGGCCATGCCGATGAGGGCAGCTCCGCCGACGAGGCTGAGGGCGCCAACCGATGCAAGACCGCGGCGGGTGCGAGAGGCGGGGCGAACTGAGTGCTTGCTCATGGAAAACAACTCCTGAGGGTCGAAACAGGGGGTCGACGGGCGCAGGCCCTACCTGAGCGTAACCCCATGTGACGTGACACACATCGCTTTTGCAGCAGCCCACCTACGGAATCGTAGGTTTTCTCGGTGCGCGAGACGAGGGCCGCGCGATCCGGCGTGGCTCGGACGAACGATGGGGCGGTGTCGCTGCCTGGCGCTAAGGCCGGGCCCGTACCGTGCGCAAGGGCTGCATCTACTTGTCGATATCTGATTGATAAATGAGACCCACCTCGCTGCGCCAAGGCCGGCATGCTCCGCAAGCTCCGACGTCGGCCTCAGCTCCGCTCGGCGGGACTCATTTGTCTATGTCCCCGACCACAAAGAACATCGACCCCAGGATCGCCACCATGTCGGCCAAGAGTTGCCCCCTCATCACCTCGCCGAGGCACGCCATGTTGTTGAACGACGCCGAACGCAACTTCAACCGCCACGGCGTCTTCTCACCCCGCGACACGATGTAATACCCGTTGAAACCGAGCGGGTTCTCCGTCGCCACATACCCATCGCCCTCAGGCACCTTCAGCACCTTCGGCAACTTCACGTTCACCGGCCCCGGCGGCAAGCTCTGCAACACCTCGATGCAGGCGTCCGCGAGATCGAGCGACACATGCGTCTGATCGAGCAACACCTCGAGACGAGCCAGCGAATCACCCTCGGAGCGCGTGATGACGCGCCCCGGCCCGCCCGGAGCGAACAGCTCACCGTAGGCGAGATATGGGTCGTCGCGGCGCAGGTCGACGTCGACGCCCGACGCGCGCGCGATCGGCCCGGTGATGCCGTACTGCTCGACCATCTCGCGAGAGACGACGCCAACGCCCTTCGTCCGCGCATTCAAGATCGGATTGCCGACGATGAAGCTCTCGATCTCCGGCATGCGTGAACGCACGAGAGAAACGGCCGCCGCGGCGCGATCGAGCCACCCGGCCGGAATGTCGTCGCGCAGGCCGCCGACGCGGTTGAACATGTAATGCAGGCGGCCGCCCGCGATTTCCTCCATGACGCCCTGTAGCTCTTCGCGCTCACGGAACACGTAGAACATCGGCGTGATGGCGCCCAATTCGAGTGGATACGAACCGAGGAACATGAGGTGATTGAGCACGCGATTCAACTCGGAGAGCAGCGTCCGCGTCCACGTCGCGCGCTCAGGCACCTCCATGCCCAGCATCTTCTCGACGGCGAGGGCCACGCCGATCTCACTGCTGAACGCCGACAGCCAGTCGTGACGGTTCGCGAGCACGAGGATCTGACGGTAGTCGCGCACCTCGAACAACTTCTCGGCGCCGCGGTGCATGTACCCGACGATCGGCTCGCACTTCGTGATGCGCTCACCGTCGAGCGTGATGCGTAGGCGCAGCACGCCATGCGTCGCCGGATGCTGCGGGCCGATGTTGAGCACCATGTCCGACGTCGCGAGCCCACCCGCGCCCATGCCGACGGTGAGTTCACGCGGGGACGACGCAGGAGACGACATGCCCCCAGTTTGCCAAACGCGACGACGCCCGCCGCGGCGCCGCGCCCTGATGGAGTGGGGCACGTGGGCGGCGAGGCGTGACGACGTGGCAGACGACGACGTGGCGAGGTGACCTGGGGGCCGTGGTGGCCGAGTTGCGGCTGAGGACTGACGTTGCGAGTAGCGCCGGGGCCATCACGGCGCGGGCGTGCGCCACGCGCCGGTATATCGGGGTGGTGGGGAGCCTCGGGCGCGCGCGTGCGGTGCGGTGCGCGAACGTCGGGTGGGGGCTGAAACTCCACCATGCGGGCTTTCGGCTCTCAGCGCGGTCCTTCAGGGCTGTGATCCCGCATGGCGGCGTTTCGGCTCCGAGGTGCGCAACCCCGGTGGGTTGCGCACCTCGTGTCGATGCCGGGCCGAGGCGACAGCGTCGTGGCGGCCGTAGGCCCTCAGCGGCTCAGCGCGTGACGCACTCTTCGTCGCGCGTGGGGCGGACTTCGTCGAGCCAGCGTTCGATCTCGGCGTCGTGCTCGGCCGCGACGACGGGGCCGAAGCTCTCCGCGTGACGCGACTCGTCGAGACGCACGAGCACGACACCGCCGACGATGAACGCGCCGCCGAAGACCTGGACGAGCGTCGGAGCCTCGCCGACGAACATCCACGCGAAGGCGACGGCGAACAGCACCTCGAGCAGCGAGATGAACGACGCGACCGTCGTGCCGAGGGCGCGGGCGGCGTAGATGCCCGTCGCGTAGGCGAGGGCCGCAGCGATGAGCGCGAGGCCGAGCACCGGCACCCAGAACGGCATCTGCGAACCGGCGAACGTGACGTCGGCGGTGCTGACCGAGACCGGCTGCACGCCGAGTGCGCACATCGCGAGCAGGATGACGGCGCCGACGCTCATGCCGCCACCGGCGAGTGCGATCGGGGGCAGCTCCGACTCCTCGTCGCCCGCGATGACGAAGTACACCGTCAGGCACAGCGCGGCGCCCAGCGCCCACGCGATGCCGATGGGGTCGACGCTGAAACCGTTGAACACGTCGAGCACGAACAGCAGCCCGACGATGGCCGCAGCCGTCCCGGCGATCGTCAAGCGCCGCGGCGTGCGGCCGTAGCGCGCCCACGCCCAGCCGACGAGCAGCATCGGCGCGAGGTACTCGATGAGCAGTGCGACACCGACGCTGACGTGCGTGACGGCGTTGAAGTAGAACAGCTGGCAGCCGGCGACGCCGAAGATGCCGTAGAGCACGATCGGCTTGATGTTGTCGCGCAGCACGTGCCAGCGCCCACTCAGCGCCATCGCGGTCGGGATGGCGAGCGCGAGCGCTGCGATGCTGATGCGGGCCGCGACGGCCGTGACGGGCGTCCACCCGGAGCCGAGCAGTGCCTTCGCGAACGAACCGGACGTGCCGAACGCCGCACACGAGACAATGGCGATGATGAGGCCCATGCTCGTGTGGGACATCGCGCCGGATCGGCCCGCGCGCCTGCGGGTGGCGACGGGGATGGGCTCGATGTCGTGTGCGATCTGGCTGGGAGCCATGGGGGAACACCTCCAACTCTCGTGTAAGTGGTCAAAACCAGGAACACCGGTTACGTTAGACCTGGAAGAGGTCAGGAGTCAAAATGCCCTTTGGTCATGACACGGAGGACGGTCTGCTGTCCGTCGCCGCGCTCGTCAACACCGCCACGCCCGACGACACCCTCACCGAGATCGCCGACCTCGACGCCTTCGTCGAGTCCTGGGGGTACACCGGCACGCACGAGCGCACGCACGCCGAACTCGACGAGGTGCGCGCCCTGCGCCCCCGATTCCTCGAGGCGTGGTCACTGTCGCGCGACGAACTCGTCGCGTTCGTCAACGAGGTGATGCTGCAGTACCGTGCCCTGCCGCAACTCGTGCGTCACGACGAGTGGGATTACCACCTGCACGCGACGCCGTCCGACGCGCCACTGGCGAGCCGCATGGCGGTCGACGCCGTCATGGCGTTCGTCGACGTCATCCGCGCCGACGAACTCGACCGCCTGAAGATGTGCGCCGGTGACTGCGGGGGAGTGCTCGTCGACCTGTCGAAGAACCGCTCCCGCCGCTACTGCGATCGCGGGTGCGGAAACCGCGCCAACGTCGCCGCCTATCGCGCGCGCAAGGCGGCCGAATCGGTGTCCTGACGCTCGGCTCCGTTCGACTCCCCCTCGCCGGACGCGGCCAGGTGGCGCGTCTCGAGGCTGATCGTGCCAGGCGGGGGCGACAACCCGGCACGACGGGCGTTTGCGGGTGGTCGAGGGTGGCGGCGGCCGCGTCAGCCGATCGTGCGCGTGAACCACGCGAAGGCTCCGAGGCCACCCGGATGCGTGGCCGTCGCGAGCGCCGAGCGGGCCGCGAGGCGAGCGAGGTAGACGGGTGGGTCGCTCGAGGCGAGGGCGAGCGGAACGGGTTCCAGGGCCAGCTCGCCGAACAGTTCGAGCAGTACGTCGCGCTGGGTGCGCACGTCGTCGACATCGAGGGAATCGAGCGCGACGTGCGCCGTCACGTCGCACGAACCGTCGGGAACGGGCGCGCACTCGCTGCCGTCACGGAAGCCGGTGAGGGTGCCGAACGGCGGCCGCGTACCGCTCGTGGACGCGTAGTCGATTCCGACCACGACGCTGCCAGCCGCGGCATGACGCGTCACCTCCGCGACGAGCGCCGTCCAGGCCGCATCACGCGTCATGCCGATCTCGACGCGCTCGCCGGGTTCGCGACGGCTGGCGTTATCGCGGCCATCGGCCGGAGGTAGGGCGTCGTCAAGCACGGGGTGGGGCGGTGGATCGTCGGGGGCATCGATCGTGGGCTGGGCCGCCGACGAATGTGGACGAAGATCGCCGACGTGGACAGGCATCGCCGTTGGGGCATGACGGGCGGCCCACCGGGCGGCGTCGGGAGGGAGTGGGGCACCTAGCGTCTCGTCCCCGTCGAGCGTGACGAGTACCTCGCGCAGGACACCGTCGTCGTCAGCCTCCGCGATGTCGCACGGCACGACGTCGAGCCACTCGTGCGCGACGACGAACGCCCGACGACCTGCGATGACGTCGAGCGACGGAATCGACGCCCCTCCCGCAGAACGCACCCAGGCGATGCGGCTGCTGAGTTCGGGCGGACGCTCGACGACGTCAACGCCCACGAGGTCGACGTCATCGACGAACCGGCTGACGGTGTCGAGCAGTTCGCCACGGCCGCAGGCGAAGTCGACGACAACGTCCGCGTCGATGCGTTCGGCCATGGCGACGATCGCCTGCGCGAGCACCTCATCGACGCCGGGAATGCCCTGCGCGCTCGTCGCAAAATGGCCCCCGGGGCCCTCGTCACGTCGATAGAAACCGTCACGGCCGTAGAGCGCGGCCTGCCAGGCGTCGCGCCACGGCACCGCGTGGCTCACCGGCATGTCGGAGTTCTCGAACTGCTGCGTCACGTCGCGACTCTACGTCGCGCCCACGCGTCGACCGCCCATGTGCCGACCATGACAGCGGCAGAATGGGGCCATGCCCTTCCTCTCGCTCGACGCCGACCTGCCGCCGGCGCGACGCGTCATCATCGCGGGGCCGTCGGGCAGCGGCAAGACGACGGCGTGTGCGCTCGTCAGCGATCGGATCGGGGTGCCGCATCATGAGATAGACGCGCTGTTCCACGGCCCCGGGTGGCAACCGCGCCCGCAGTTTCATGACGACGTCGCGCGGTTCGTCGCGACCGAGGCGTGGGTCACCGAGTGGCAATACAGCGAGGTGCGTGGCCTGCTCGCCGAGCGCGCCGAACTGCTCATCTGGCTCGATCTGCCGCGCGGCACCGTGACGCGGCAGGTCGTCAGCCGGACGCTGCGGCGACGTCTGTTTCGCCAAGAACTGTGGAACGGGAACACCGAAGGCCCGCTGCGCACCTTCTTCACCGACCCCGAGCACATCGTGCGCTGGTCGTGGCAGGGCCACGCGCGCTACCGGGGGCTCATCGGCGACGTCGCAGCTCGACGACCTCAGCTGCCGATCGTCCGCGTTTGTTCGCGACGTGAGCTGACGCATCTGATCGAGCGACTGCCCCGCGCCTGAGCGCCGGCAGCGCATCGAAACGAGTCGCCCGCACTGACGGCCCGACGTGCGACGCCGCGTCCCGTCGAGCGGCCCGAAACGCACGCATCGAGCGCCGGGCGCCCCCGTCGAGTGACCAACGCGCATCCCTCACCGAGCACACGGCCCCGCAGTGATTCGAGGACCTCGCGGACGGGAGTAGCGTTGGGCGGGTGACTTTCGAGCAGCCGACCCCGCTCCCGGGTGCGCCGAGCCTGCGCGTCGGCGTCATCGGTGCGGGGCGAGTCGGTGCGGTGCTGGGGGCGGCGTTGCGCAAGGCGGGGCATGACGTCGTCGCCGTCAGCGGTGTGTCCGAGGCGAGCCGCGAGAGGGCTGAGGCGCTGCTGCCCGGAGTCTCCGTCCAGCAGCCGGCCGGCGTCGCAGCGGCCGCCGATCTCGTCCTGCTCACCGTGCCCGACGACGAACTCGCCGCTCTGGTCCACGGCCTCGACTTCCCCGGCACACTCGGCCCACGCATCGTCGTCCACACGAGCGGCGCGCAGGGCATCGGCGTGCTCGCGCCCGTCGTCGAGGCCGGCGGGGTGCCGCTCGCGATCCACCCGGCGATGACGTTCAGCGGCACCGCGGTCGACCTGACGCGCCTCGCCGGCTGCCCGTTCGCCGTCACGGCGATGCCCGACCACCGCATGGTCGCCGACGCGCTCGTGCTCGACATGGGCGGCGAGCCGTTCACCGTCGACGAGGCCGATCGCACGCAGTACCACGCGGCGCTCGCGCACGGCTCGAACCACCTCGTCACCCTCGTCGCGCAGGCCGGCGAGCTGCTGCGCCGCATCGACGTCGACGACCCGGGCCGCCTGCTGCGTCCGCTGCTCGAGGCCGCGCTCGACAACGCCCTCGAACGCGGCGACAAGGCGCTGACGGGCCCCGTCGCGCGCGGCGACGCGGGCACGTTGACGCGTCACCTCGACATGC
This region of Dermacoccus nishinomiyaensis genomic DNA includes:
- the hpt gene encoding hypoxanthine phosphoribosyltransferase, which translates into the protein MDSSQMGNDLENVLFTEAQIHAKLEELAAQIWRDYEGKDVLLVGVLKGAILVMADLMRALPGSVPMDWMAVSSYGSGTKSSGVVRILKDLDADISGRHVLIVEDIIDSGLTLSWIRSNLESRNPASVEICTLLRKPEAAKVEIDCKYVGFDIPNSFVVGYGLDFDEKFRNLRDIGTLAPHVYS
- the ftsH gene encoding ATP-dependent zinc metalloprotease FtsH, which encodes MNAKKIMRTPGLYVVLALAVALLFYMFSNIGGYSRIDTSQAISLINAEKVESAKVTPDSVSLTLKDKQDIGKLKDVKRVEADYVDARGKQVVDSLSAHTPPKGYTDDPQRQGIFVTLLMNILPILLLVGLFWFLMSQAQGGGSKVMQFGKSKAKLHSKDMPTTKFSDVAGADEAVEELKEIKDFLADPEKYEKIGAKIPKGVLLYGPPGTGKTLLARAVAGEANVPFYTISGSDFVEMFVGVGASRVRDLFAQAKENSPAIIFVDEIDAVGRHRGAGLGGGHDEREQTLNQLLVEMDGFDDRTRVILIAATNRPDILDPALLRPGRFDRQIAVEAPDMGGRHHILQVHAQGKPMAKDVDLMSVARRTPGFSGAELENVLNEAALLTARTNGTIITNEALDEAIDRVMAGPQKKSRPMSAKERKVTAYHEGGHALVAAAMNNTDPVSKITILPRGRALGYTMVLPTDDKYSTTRNELLDQLAYALGGRVAEEMVFHDPSTGASNDIEKATDIARKMVTQFGMSENVGAVHLGNSGGEVFLGRDMGGNNREYSEQVAAMVDIEVRKLIEGAHDEAWRALNNNRDILDALVLELLEKETLDAPRLAEIFSAVRKEPVREVWLSSEQRHVSTRGPVMTPAEQRAIDLGKNPHADERPDGEISLYPPQPPAGPGLQGPSDVGPGLGD
- the folE gene encoding GTP cyclohydrolase I FolE, producing MAETHDVVGAEVDLARLEAAVREILLAVGENPDREGLVETPARVARAYAEIFAGLRQNPEDVLVKTFDVDHEELILVRDIEVYSTCEHHLVPFHGVAHVGYIPSTSGRVTGLSKLARLVDVFAKRPQVQERLTTQIADALVEHLDAQGVIVVIEAEHLCMSMRGIRKPGARTITSAVRGQLRNPATRAEAMSLVMGK
- the folP gene encoding dihydropteroate synthase, which translates into the protein MRTDRSSPGDSNGNALDGSSPRADGPVRRPLVMAVVNVTPDSFSDGGRWFDAAAAVEHGLQLVAQGADILDVGGESTRPGAQRPSADEEARRVIPVVRELAAAGARVSVDTMRASVAEAAVAAGADIINDVSGALADPAMRDVAAASDATFVAMHWRGHSVDMQQHTAYDDIVTDVCRELAESVAALREAGVRDGRLVVDPGFGFAKTAEQNWELLARMGEFDVDGLPVLWGTSRKSFLGVAGRTPQLIADGASVPPAARDAATAATSVLAAQHDAWGVRVHDVPSTLAALDVVATARRAVAPRSSGERVSGGMPR
- the folK gene encoding 2-amino-4-hydroxy-6-hydroxymethyldihydropteridine diphosphokinase encodes the protein MSDRITLTGLAVTACHGVLDFEKRIPQPFVLDISLDADLGPAGRSDDLEASLSYADVAARAVEVCSGEPVDLIETLAERVADACLAWEIVEAVDVTVHKPHAPAGVAFTPSTGVLAGPSVSVRREQRRRVVIAMGTNLGRRVATLRAALDSLRALEGFEVTQVSPLVETDPVGGVAQPDYLNAVVVGVTRLAPGHLIRELHRIEADHGRVRGERWGARTLDLDVVTLGEAGREDEIVLADERDGVQAGAADASWSPLALPHPRAHERAFVLVPWAQAAPWMAVRTPDGVLPLLDAVQRVDASGVRRGPSWDDDDHIDLEEGLT
- a CDS encoding DUF3180 domain-containing protein — translated: MKPVRPVTAVVAGLLVALISGGLLQLMRNSGRAVPQHSWWEVLVVLAACGLLVAGGWRIRDEVRARTKAKKEADAARRAGSDESEIRAAAAAVVQGRETVAPDTARRIVVLSQTAAIGGGILAGWYAGQAVTQLARLSVPSVRSAVLLLGVLVISSVVLSVLGFLVQRWCTIPDDER
- a CDS encoding DUF6801 domain-containing protein, translated to MSKHSVRPASRTRRGLASVGALSLVGGAALIGMATTASTASAATSSINYKCQLTNQGLERTFTDPWTVTMTAAVPTNVAPGAAIPAPKITAKVTTGKDAADQLRGLGVKTIRGTAAAAYTFGGTARSVDLTIPQVSVPASGGVVTNAEGTGQAETAPAAAGTVDVKAGSFTSNQTTDSGFILNISCAPAAGANTTIATIKVGNAAPSTSTSTSTSTSTSPTSSSSTTTSTSPTTSTSPTAPSTSTASSTAMPSPSHTTGGGQGPKVETDYVGHDSMNLAGIGLAAAGVVAIGGAAFAGRREN